The following are from one region of the Cataglyphis hispanica isolate Lineage 1 chromosome 16, ULB_Chis1_1.0, whole genome shotgun sequence genome:
- the LOC126855353 gene encoding uncharacterized protein LOC126855353 isoform X1, translated as MVLAAVGEKMFNVTMWFFILFYSSFILRKSETASDVITVKEVTAGHLAELPCLSIDEHHRFMLWQFGNNDVIGPGNPLNEKKYNYEVLTGTLQIRGVSTAESGFYKCIAKGVIDDSKFKIHSVELIVKNDWEQLWENDFETNLLRGMTAVMVVVVAIAVVLLIITVKKKRNQKFFDLEESRDNSPARYIPNNTPGPSSGTGNVGVDNAEVEIDFPKVFKQMQQEQAMP; from the exons ATGGTATTAGCAGCTGTAGGGGAAAAAATGTTCAAT GTGACAATGTggttttttatacttttttattcatcattcATATTACGAAAATCTGAAACTGCAAGTGATGTGATAACAGTGAAAGAAGTGACAGCTGGACATTTGGCTGAGCTTCCGTGTTTAAGCATTGACGAACATCATCGTTTTATGCTGTGGCAATTTGGAAATAATGATGTCATTGGTCCAGGAAAtcctttaaatgaaaaaaagtataattatgaaGTGTTGACTGGTACACTCCAGATAAGA gGTGTGTCAACAGCAGAATCTgggttttataaatgtattgcaAAAGGCGTAATCGATGACTCTAAATTTAAGATTCATTCTGTTgaattaatagtaaaaaacgATTGGGAGCAACTTTGGGAAAATGACTTTGAG acAAATCTCTTACGAGGAATGACTGCTGTTATGGTAGTGGTGGTTGCAATAGCTGtcgtacttttaattattactgttaagaaaaagagaaatcaaaaattctttg atCTCGAAGAATCGAGGGATAATTCTCCAGCACGATATATACCAAATAATACACCCGGTCCTTCATCAGGTACTGGGAATGTTGGAGTCGATAATGCCGAAGTTGAAATTGATTTTCCTAAAGTATTTAAACAAATGCAGCAAGAACAAGCAATGCCATAG
- the LOC126855353 gene encoding uncharacterized protein LOC126855353 isoform X2: MWFFILFYSSFILRKSETASDVITVKEVTAGHLAELPCLSIDEHHRFMLWQFGNNDVIGPGNPLNEKKYNYEVLTGTLQIRGVSTAESGFYKCIAKGVIDDSKFKIHSVELIVKNDWEQLWENDFETNLLRGMTAVMVVVVAIAVVLLIITVKKKRNQKFFDLEESRDNSPARYIPNNTPGPSSGTGNVGVDNAEVEIDFPKVFKQMQQEQAMP, translated from the exons ATGTggttttttatacttttttattcatcattcATATTACGAAAATCTGAAACTGCAAGTGATGTGATAACAGTGAAAGAAGTGACAGCTGGACATTTGGCTGAGCTTCCGTGTTTAAGCATTGACGAACATCATCGTTTTATGCTGTGGCAATTTGGAAATAATGATGTCATTGGTCCAGGAAAtcctttaaatgaaaaaaagtataattatgaaGTGTTGACTGGTACACTCCAGATAAGA gGTGTGTCAACAGCAGAATCTgggttttataaatgtattgcaAAAGGCGTAATCGATGACTCTAAATTTAAGATTCATTCTGTTgaattaatagtaaaaaacgATTGGGAGCAACTTTGGGAAAATGACTTTGAG acAAATCTCTTACGAGGAATGACTGCTGTTATGGTAGTGGTGGTTGCAATAGCTGtcgtacttttaattattactgttaagaaaaagagaaatcaaaaattctttg atCTCGAAGAATCGAGGGATAATTCTCCAGCACGATATATACCAAATAATACACCCGGTCCTTCATCAGGTACTGGGAATGTTGGAGTCGATAATGCCGAAGTTGAAATTGATTTTCCTAAAGTATTTAAACAAATGCAGCAAGAACAAGCAATGCCATAG